The genomic stretch TATTTGTAGTCAATTAAGACCTGATTTTTATTTAAATCGAAATAATTTTTAATTAATTTATCCGATAAATTGGTAGGATCTAAGCCGATATAGGAATATTGGGCCCAAAATAACGGTCCGCCATATTCTTCAGCTCCGTTGTGTTTTACATACATCGGAAGTCCGTATTTTTCTTTGTCTGAAAGATAGGTTCCATTTCTTGTCCAGCCTTTGTAATACGTTTCGGCATCGATAGAATAGGTTGGTGATGATGCTGCCAAAATGTAGGTAATAAGACATTCATTATATCCTTCCAAAGGAAAATTCATTTCCCACTGATATTCTGGTGACCAGTGCCAATACAGTACTTTTTCGCCTCCTTTGGTGTACCAGTTCCACTGAATTCCTTTCCAAAGCTCATCACATTTTTTGGCAAGAGCTTTTTCTTCAGCGTTTCCGTTTTTAAAATATTCTCTCACCTGAATAATTCCTGTGGTAAGAAATGCGGTTTCCACCAAATCTCCGCCATTATCTTTTTTTCCGAAAGGAACGGTTTTCCCGGTTTCTCCGTTAATCCAGTGTGACCAAGCACCTTTATGACGATCTGCTTTTGCAAGGAAATCCATAATTGTTGTCAATCTTTTCACCGCTTCTTTTCTTGGAACAAAACCTCTCTCAACCCCCACTAAAATAGTTGCTAAACCGAATCCTGAACCTCCGGTAGTGATGACATGTTTGTCGTTATCCGGATAAATATTGTCTTCATGGTAACGCTCTCTTCCTAACATAGAATTGGGTTCTGCATAATCCCAAAAATATTTTAAAGCATCTTTCTGGACTTTATCCATCAATTGCTCATCAGTAATATTAGATTTTACAACTGATTTTTGGGTAGATTCCTGTTTTGCAATTTGAGAATTTTTGCAAGAAACGGCAAGTAATGATGCCGCTGCAATTGAGAGTATTATCCTTTTCATTATATCAATTTTTAAACTTAAATACTAAAAGAAGAGGAGAACTTTCATTCTCCTCTTGTGTATTGATTACTATTAATAACCAGGGTTTTGAACGAATAGTCCATTGCTTGCATTCATCGCATCCAAAGGAATAGGGAAAAGTTCATTTTTTCCTGGAGTAAATCCTTTAGGCCCTAAAACTGCAGCAGCCTGTCCTGTTCTTACTAAATCCGGGAATCTGTCGTTTTCCATAGCCAGTTCTACTCTTCTTTCTTGCCAAATAGCCGTTCTAAGAGCAGCCTGTGTAGAAGCTGTAGTATTTCCTAGATTTGCTCTGAATCTCACTTTATTAATATTTAAGATAGCAGCAGATGTATTTCCTAATTCGTTAGCTGCTTCTGCATTAATTAAAAGAATATCAGCAAATCTTAGGATTCTAACATTTTGAATAGAACCGTAGCCACATGAGCTATTATTTAGAGATCTGGGAACATACACTTTTTGATTCCACATGTTTCCAGCATTAGGATCTCCTTTCTTAACTAAATCTCCTTCAAGAGTTGTTTCTCCTTCTCTTAAAATAGTAAGTTCCTTTCTGATATCTCCTGGTTCAAAGGCATTTTCTAATGCTGTTGTTGGAGTAAAGAATCCCCATCCAAATTGATCTCTTACACCTTGAACTTCCGCATATTGACTCCCTGCATCTTTACCTAAAGAGGGATCACAACCACAGTTAACTTCAAAAACAGACTCTGTACCAAATTCCCCAGCAGGTCTGAATAAATGATTAAAGTCCGGATCCAAAGAATATCCCATTGCAATAACCTGATTTGAAGTATCATAAGCTTTTTGATAATCTTTCATGTAAAGATATACCTTTGAAAGTAGTCCTAAAGCGCCTCCTTTGGTAACTCTTCCAAGATCTGATGCAGGATATGTCTGAGGTAAAACTTCAGACGCTGCAATAAGATCTGCAACAATAAACTTGTAAACTTCTTCTTTAGAATTTCTTGCTTTCAGATAATTTCCATCTGCAGGCAATCCGTCAAAAATAGGAACTCCACCGTAAATTCTTACTAAATTGAAATAGAAGTAGGCTCTCAACACTCTGGCTTCTGCTACTAATCTATTTTTAAGTGTAGTATCCATTTCAATTTTAGGAACATTGGTAATCACCTGATTGGCTCTGTTAACAGCTTGCCACTGCCCAATCCAGTATCCTCTTACTCCGTCATCACTTACTGTAAAAGTAAAATTATCGTATGCATTTATAAAAGCTGCATCACCAGGATTAGATCCTTTTTCAACATCATCACCAGTTACTCCATAAACAAACTGTGCAGGGAAACCAGTATTTTCCCAGCTTCTTAAAAAACTATAAATAGCGCTTGTTGCACGCATCGCATCATCTTGTGTTGTAAAGAAGTCTGATACTTCTGTACGTCCTTCATCTTTGATATCTACAAAATCTTCGCTACAACTAGCCATTAACGAAACCAAAGAGATTGCTAAAAATATTTTTTTCATGATTTTCTAATTAAAATGTTAAGTTCATACCCATTGTATAAATTGCTGAAATTGGATAAATATTATTATCAATTCCCATTTGCACTCTATCCGTATTGGTAATTTCAGGTGAAAAGCCATTATACTTGAAGCTCGTCCAAGGATTCTGAGCACTCACGTACAATCTTAGTTTTGTTATAGATAAAGCATTGGCAAAAGATTTCGGTAAATTGTAACCAACCTGAATATTTCTTATTCTTATATAACTACCATCCTCAACATAGAAACTGTTTGGTGCAATTATTAATTGGTTGGATGTGATCATAGAATTGGTATTAGAAGTGCCTGCTCCATTCCATCTGTTGTTATACATGTCTAAATCCCAAGTCTCGTTACCGTAACGTTGTTCACGATTGTAATTGTATATTTTATTACCGAATACACCTTGGAAATCAACCGCAATATCAAAAGCATACACATTAAAGTTAACCCCAAAACCATACGTTCCTTTCGGAATCGGACTTCCTAAGAATGTTTTATCTCTTGTGTCAATAACCCCATTACCATCTTGATCAGCAAACTTAAACCATCCTGCTTTTGCACCTGGTTGTCCTGATGCAGCTGCTTCTGCGTCTGTTTGAAAGACACCTGCAACATCGTAACCATAATAAGAACCAACTGCATGACCTTTTTCTAATCTTATAATTGAATTACCAAATAAGCTGGCTCCAGTTTCTAAATAAGAGTCAAGATAAACAGATGTGATTTCATTTTTAAGTGATGTAAAATTACCATACACTCCAAAACTAACATTATCACTAAGCTTAGTATTATAATTAACAGAAACTTCAAAACCTCTGTTATTGAAAGAATAAGCATTGGTGACGAAATTTCTCCAGTTAGCAGCACCAGATACTGTACCCTGATTCACTCCATAAACTACATTTTTAGAATCTTTATCGTAATATGCAGCGTCAATTTTCAGCTTATTATTAAATAATGCCATTTCTATTCCTACATCCTTTCCAGTAGTAGTCTCCCAACCAATGTTAGGATCGATAAATTGATCAACAGTTGTAGCAGGAGCTCCTACATTTCCGAAGTAGGCACCACTTAGTATTTGTGATATGTTTGCAGTATATCCTCTTCCAATATTAGGATTTCCTAATTCACCATAACTTGCTCTCAATTTCAAAAGATTGAAAACGTTCTGTCCACTCATAAAATCTTCTTTAGACACTACCCAGCCTGCACTAACAGCAGGAAACACCCTAGCTCGATCAACACTAACTTGTGAACTTGCATCTCTACGGATAGAACCATTAATCAGATATTTCCCTTTATAATCATAGTTTAATCTTCCGAAGAAAGATTCAATTCTTTGTTGATCTTGATCTACATTTAAATCTGGGACATCTATAATATGGTGAACGAGACCGGTACCATTATTAATGTTCAGAGATTCGTTTGTTCCATTATAATTGACACCTCTGGCAGACCAATAATCCTGTGATACAGATGTTCTCGTTCTAGAGAATCCTGCTAATACATCAAAGTTATGGTTTCCGAAGCTCTTTTTCCAATTGATGGTATTATCCCAAACGTAATTTCTATTTCTGTAATTTCGGGTAACTAAAGTTGAAGGAGTTTCCTTATCATCAGGAATGTAAGTTAAAGTTGGTGTAAATTCATATTGACTAGGACTATAACTATCAGAAGAATAGCTTATTCTAGCCGTAAAGTCTTTTAAAAACTTAACTTCTCCAAACACATTATTCAATAATCTTTCTTCTCTTCTTTGAGAACGATAAAGATCAAGCTGTGCTCTTGGATTAGCAATATTATACCCGTCAAAATACTGATAATCTCCTGTGGTAGGATTGATTGTGGAAAATATTGGTGGAGCAATAAAAGCGGTTAATAAAGGATTCGCTGAGATATCAGTACGCATTTTAGAAAAACTGAAGTTATTTCCTATCGTAATGTTATCGGTAATGTTATCGGTAATCTTATAGCTTAAGTTTAATTTACTGTTAAATCTATTAAACCCACTTCCCGAATTAATACCACTACCTGCCGCGAGATTACCTTCATCCTGAAGGTATCCTAAACTACCATAATAATTTAGTTTTCCAATACTTCCTGTTGCAGAAAAATCATTAGCATTAATAATGCTTGTACGGAAAATCTCTTTGTACCAATCTGTATCTGCAGGGAAATTTGCTCTGGAAATAGAGCCAGCACTCGAACCGTTGTCATTTATCAGTTTTTCGTTGTATAACTCGATATACTGATCAGAATTAACCATTTTAGGAATGTTAGTTACCTTTTTAAATCCAATATAAGAATTGAAATTGTAAACAGGTTTTCCTTTTCCAGTCTTCGTTTTAATGATTACAGCACCATTCGCTGCCTGAGCTCCAAAAATAGCTAAACTCGATGGATCTTTCAGAACACTCATCGATTCGATATCCTGCGGATTAAGATAAGAGATATCCGTTGTAATCATACCGTCTACAATAAATACTGTATTCCCGGTTAATGAACCCACTCCTCTGATGTCAACTCTTGGTGAACCTCCGGGAGTACCAGTATTGGTAATATTTACCCCTGCCAGTTTCCCTTGAACAGAACTAAGTGGGTTTGAGTTGGGTTTATCAGCAAGATCTTTTGCTGTAACCAAACCAATACTCCCTGTAATGTTTTCTTTTTTCTGTGTACCATATCCTATGAGCACAACCTCCTCTATTTTCTGCTCTTTCGCAACAGTGTCTTTAGGAGCAACCTGCCCATTGACATTCATCCCAAAATAGAGAACGGCAATAAGACAAGAGTACTTTAAATTAGTTTGTTTCATATAGTTTAATTTTATCTTGTATAATCAATTTTGAAAAATAAGCCTTTGGTAAATTCTATTTTCTCAAAAGAAGACTTTGTTCAAAAATATAAAAAATATCAACTGATGTTAATTTTAGTTAAATAATTTATTAATTGATGATTAATTTATCAAATATGTTAAGTAAAACTAAATTTTAATAAATTTCGCAATTGAAAGTTTTAAAAAAAATGAATATTTCATATTGAAGCAAAGCTTATTTTTGACTAAAAAACACCCAAAAACACCTTTTAAAGTCTAAATTCTATGTAATCACTTTAATCCTCAATTTAAAATCGGTTTTATTACAAACAAATAATTTT from Chryseobacterium indoltheticum encodes the following:
- a CDS encoding glucoamylase family protein, with the translated sequence MKRIILSIAAASLLAVSCKNSQIAKQESTQKSVVKSNITDEQLMDKVQKDALKYFWDYAEPNSMLGRERYHEDNIYPDNDKHVITTGGSGFGLATILVGVERGFVPRKEAVKRLTTIMDFLAKADRHKGAWSHWINGETGKTVPFGKKDNGGDLVETAFLTTGIIQVREYFKNGNAEEKALAKKCDELWKGIQWNWYTKGGEKVLYWHWSPEYQWEMNFPLEGYNECLITYILAASSPTYSIDAETYYKGWTRNGTYLSDKEKYGLPMYVKHNGAEEYGGPLFWAQYSYIGLDPTNLSDKLIKNYFDLNKNQVLIDYKYCVENPKQWKGYGPNYWGLTAGYSRNKDGSVGYNAHFPQNDHGVITPTAALSSFPYSPKESMDFLRFIYTQKPEFIGSAGPYDATSINYDNWTTPRYLAIDQGTIAPMIENYRTGFLWKLFMNAPEIQKGLKKLSFTSEKYNIK
- a CDS encoding RagB/SusD family nutrient uptake outer membrane protein, coding for MKKIFLAISLVSLMASCSEDFVDIKDEGRTEVSDFFTTQDDAMRATSAIYSFLRSWENTGFPAQFVYGVTGDDVEKGSNPGDAAFINAYDNFTFTVSDDGVRGYWIGQWQAVNRANQVITNVPKIEMDTTLKNRLVAEARVLRAYFYFNLVRIYGGVPIFDGLPADGNYLKARNSKEEVYKFIVADLIAASEVLPQTYPASDLGRVTKGGALGLLSKVYLYMKDYQKAYDTSNQVIAMGYSLDPDFNHLFRPAGEFGTESVFEVNCGCDPSLGKDAGSQYAEVQGVRDQFGWGFFTPTTALENAFEPGDIRKELTILREGETTLEGDLVKKGDPNAGNMWNQKVYVPRSLNNSSCGYGSIQNVRILRFADILLINAEAANELGNTSAAILNINKVRFRANLGNTTASTQAALRTAIWQERRVELAMENDRFPDLVRTGQAAAVLGPKGFTPGKNELFPIPLDAMNASNGLFVQNPGY
- a CDS encoding SusC/RagA family TonB-linked outer membrane protein, coding for MKQTNLKYSCLIAVLYFGMNVNGQVAPKDTVAKEQKIEEVVLIGYGTQKKENITGSIGLVTAKDLADKPNSNPLSSVQGKLAGVNITNTGTPGGSPRVDIRGVGSLTGNTVFIVDGMITTDISYLNPQDIESMSVLKDPSSLAIFGAQAANGAVIIKTKTGKGKPVYNFNSYIGFKKVTNIPKMVNSDQYIELYNEKLINDNGSSAGSISRANFPADTDWYKEIFRTSIINANDFSATGSIGKLNYYGSLGYLQDEGNLAAGSGINSGSGFNRFNSKLNLSYKITDNITDNITIGNNFSFSKMRTDISANPLLTAFIAPPIFSTINPTTGDYQYFDGYNIANPRAQLDLYRSQRREERLLNNVFGEVKFLKDFTARISYSSDSYSPSQYEFTPTLTYIPDDKETPSTLVTRNYRNRNYVWDNTINWKKSFGNHNFDVLAGFSRTRTSVSQDYWSARGVNYNGTNESLNINNGTGLVHHIIDVPDLNVDQDQQRIESFFGRLNYDYKGKYLINGSIRRDASSQVSVDRARVFPAVSAGWVVSKEDFMSGQNVFNLLKLRASYGELGNPNIGRGYTANISQILSGAYFGNVGAPATTVDQFIDPNIGWETTTGKDVGIEMALFNNKLKIDAAYYDKDSKNVVYGVNQGTVSGAANWRNFVTNAYSFNNRGFEVSVNYNTKLSDNVSFGVYGNFTSLKNEITSVYLDSYLETGASLFGNSIIRLEKGHAVGSYYGYDVAGVFQTDAEAAASGQPGAKAGWFKFADQDGNGVIDTRDKTFLGSPIPKGTYGFGVNFNVYAFDIAVDFQGVFGNKIYNYNREQRYGNETWDLDMYNNRWNGAGTSNTNSMITSNQLIIAPNSFYVEDGSYIRIRNIQVGYNLPKSFANALSITKLRLYVSAQNPWTSFKYNGFSPEITNTDRVQMGIDNNIYPISAIYTMGMNLTF